One Priestia aryabhattai DNA segment encodes these proteins:
- a CDS encoding YjbA family protein yields the protein MLYLHDVWVNWFEGEENGYNVCHFHEWRKDDCVELLDQAPLLKVNPLLFHYIENDLSELPQQLLQDVYQKAYIRKNHERTQVEYCFIVTDGTNILAIDTMGYHIPIRKSRLIPRQEQLVYEMIADQEELEYKFSEDELNKKEHHILSPSPETMRGLTRKERQLKQLLFMALDQLHTTKNTAQIRYWYTEWNPTKYEDIQEMSFQDVWNQLYDETKSGWSPKHKLLCERLVKGQPFFEKLWEIEQEPKVN from the coding sequence ATGCTATATCTTCATGATGTATGGGTTAATTGGTTTGAAGGCGAAGAAAACGGTTATAATGTGTGTCATTTCCATGAGTGGAGAAAAGACGATTGTGTAGAACTGCTCGATCAAGCACCATTATTAAAAGTAAATCCGCTTTTATTTCATTACATTGAAAATGATCTTTCCGAGCTACCTCAACAACTACTACAAGATGTCTATCAGAAAGCATACATTCGGAAAAATCATGAACGCACACAGGTTGAATATTGTTTTATCGTTACAGATGGAACGAATATTTTAGCAATTGACACGATGGGGTATCATATTCCGATTCGAAAAAGCCGCTTAATTCCAAGACAAGAACAGTTAGTCTATGAGATGATTGCGGACCAAGAAGAGCTAGAATATAAGTTCAGTGAAGACGAGCTAAATAAAAAAGAGCATCATATTCTTTCGCCGTCTCCTGAAACGATGAGAGGACTAACACGTAAAGAACGTCAGCTAAAACAGCTGTTATTTATGGCACTTGATCAGCTACATACAACAAAAAATACAGCTCAAATCCGCTACTGGTACACAGAGTGGAATCCAACGAAATATGAAGACATTCAAGAGATGTCGTTTCAAGACGTATGGAATCAGCTATACGATGAAACGAAGTCAGGGTGGTCACCAAAACATAAATTATTATGCGAGCGCTTAGTAAAAGGACAACCTTTCTTTGAAAAACTTTGGGAAATTGAACAAGAGCCAAAAGTTAATTAA
- the trpS gene encoding tryptophan--tRNA ligase: MKTIFSGIQPSGTITLGNYIGAMKQFVELQNDYNCHFCIVDQHAITTPQDRLALRKNIRSLAALYVAVGIDPAKSTLFIQSEVPAHTEAGWMLQCVAYIGELERMTQFKDKSAGKEAVSAGLLTYPPLMAADILLYNTDLVPVGEDQKQHLELTRDLAERFNKKYNDIFTIPEVRIPKVGARVMSLQDPTKKMSKSDPNQKAFITLLDDAKTIEKKIKSAVTDSEGIVRYDKENKPGISNLLSIYSILANKSIEDIEAMYEGKGYGDFKADTAKVVAEALAPIQERYYELVDSSELDDILDQGADKANTTANKMLRKMRNAMGIGRKR, translated from the coding sequence ATGAAAACAATTTTTTCAGGTATTCAACCAAGCGGTACAATCACTTTAGGTAACTACATTGGAGCGATGAAGCAATTTGTTGAACTTCAAAATGACTATAACTGTCATTTTTGTATTGTAGATCAGCATGCAATTACAACGCCTCAAGACCGTTTAGCACTTCGTAAAAACATTCGCAGCCTTGCTGCTCTGTATGTAGCAGTAGGAATTGATCCAGCAAAATCAACTTTATTTATTCAATCAGAAGTGCCCGCCCACACAGAAGCGGGATGGATGTTACAGTGCGTAGCGTATATCGGTGAACTTGAGCGTATGACTCAGTTTAAAGATAAGTCCGCTGGAAAAGAAGCAGTATCAGCAGGATTATTAACTTATCCTCCGTTAATGGCAGCTGATATTCTTTTATACAACACCGATTTAGTTCCAGTTGGTGAAGATCAAAAGCAGCATTTAGAATTAACGCGTGACTTAGCTGAGCGCTTTAACAAAAAATACAATGATATCTTCACTATTCCTGAAGTACGTATTCCAAAAGTAGGCGCACGCGTCATGTCTCTTCAAGATCCTACGAAAAAAATGAGCAAGTCCGATCCAAACCAAAAAGCTTTCATTACGCTCTTGGATGACGCTAAAACAATTGAAAAGAAAATTAAAAGTGCCGTAACGGATTCAGAAGGTATTGTTCGCTACGATAAAGAAAATAAGCCAGGTATTTCAAACTTATTAAGTATTTATTCAATCTTAGCCAATAAATCGATCGAAGACATTGAAGCAATGTACGAAGGCAAAGGTTATGGTGACTTTAAAGCTGACACAGCTAAAGTGGTAGCTGAAGCACTCGCTCCAATTCAAGAAAGATATTATGAATTAGTTGATTCTAGCGAGCTAGATGATATTTTAGATCAAGGTGCCGATAAAGCAAACACAACAGCTAATAAAATGCTTCGCAAAATGCGAAACGCAATGGGAATTGGCCGTAAACGTTAA
- the opp4C gene encoding oligopeptide ABC transporter permease, protein MEIVTKKDVQPEVNMKAPKNLSPWAIARKKFVKNKLAMISLAFMIVITLLAIFAPLLTKADITRIDYMAMNAAPSSEHWFGTDTNGRDVFARTLYGGRTSLLIGVACTTLVILIGTLIGSIAGYYGGKVDQFLMRFTDFVLNFPLIVFVVVLNTILIGKISGVWTLILVVSFLSWGSTARLVRSKVLAEKENEYVLSAVSIGCSPFKIIFKHLLPNVFSTIVVQASLQMAILIVFESAISFIGFGVPADTPSWGNMLTEARESDVLQNKPWMWVPPGLAITFTILAINFIGEGLKDALNPKSLR, encoded by the coding sequence ATGGAAATTGTAACGAAAAAAGATGTACAGCCAGAAGTGAATATGAAAGCTCCTAAAAACCTTTCTCCATGGGCGATTGCGCGAAAGAAGTTTGTTAAAAATAAATTAGCCATGATAAGTTTAGCTTTCATGATTGTGATTACGCTTCTTGCCATTTTTGCACCGCTGCTTACAAAAGCAGATATTACACGTATCGACTATATGGCGATGAATGCAGCGCCTTCTAGTGAGCATTGGTTTGGAACGGATACAAATGGGCGAGACGTATTTGCACGTACACTGTATGGGGGAAGAACTTCGTTACTGATTGGAGTTGCTTGTACAACACTCGTTATTTTAATCGGAACTCTTATTGGTTCGATTGCGGGTTATTACGGAGGCAAAGTGGATCAATTCTTAATGCGTTTTACAGACTTTGTATTAAACTTTCCGCTAATTGTTTTCGTTGTAGTGTTAAATACAATCCTAATTGGGAAGATCTCAGGCGTTTGGACGCTAATTCTAGTTGTTAGTTTCTTAAGCTGGGGAAGTACGGCACGGCTGGTTCGAAGCAAAGTCTTGGCTGAAAAAGAAAATGAATATGTGCTTTCAGCTGTTTCCATTGGGTGCAGCCCGTTTAAAATTATCTTTAAACATTTGCTGCCAAATGTGTTTTCAACGATTGTGGTTCAAGCCAGTTTGCAGATGGCCATTCTTATTGTATTTGAGTCAGCGATTAGCTTTATCGGCTTTGGCGTGCCGGCTGATACGCCGAGCTGGGGGAATATGCTGACAGAAGCAAGGGAATCAGATGTGCTGCAGAATAAGCCTTGGATGTGGGTTCCGCCAGGTTTAGCTATTACATTTACGATCCTAGCTATCAACTTCATTGGTGAAGGATTAAAAGATGCTTTGAATCCAAAATCTCTTCGTTAA